The DNA region TAGCATAAATAAAATATTCTGTCAAGAAAAATTTTAATATCAAAATTAGAAAATACTGAAAAATAACATCCTGGTATTATACTGCCTATTAGCGGTTTTTATTTTACTGCATTATAAATTTTTTTCTTGCAATTATCCCATAAATAGTGTATTATTATTATAATATTGAATTTAGAAAATACTGAAAGTGAGGATATCAGATGAATCTTCTGGAACAAGTTAGTGATGTTATGCGGAAAAAACATTACTCAATTCGTACTGAACAAACTTATGTAGAGTGGGTAAAGCGATTTGTACTTTTTCATAACAAAAAGCATCCAAAATATATGGGAGAGAAGGAAATTTCGCAGTATCTTTCTTACCTGGCAACTAAACAGAATGTTTCTGCAAGTACACAAAATCAAGCTCTTAATGCTATTGTCTTCCTCTATAAACATGTTCTTGAAATTGAATTGGGTGACTTTGGTCATATAGAGCGAGCTAAGAAACCAGAGAGGCTACCGGTAGTGATGGATAAGGCAGAAGTAAATCGTGTTTTATCAGTAATCTCAGGTACCTATGGGTTGATGGCAAAGCTCATTTATGGTTGTGGACTACGACTTATGGAATGTATCCGTTTGCGAGTTAAGGATATTGATTTTGCCCGGAATCAAGTGATTGTGCGAGATGGAAAAGGGATGAAGGATAGAGCGGTTATTAACTGGAAGTTTACATAGGATAATACCCATAAATAAGGCATGAGAATAATCGTTCCGTTAGGAACATAATATCGGTAGGAATAGATAGACAAATCAATCAGTTCCGTAGGAACGATATATTGGTAGAAAATTTAATTCTAAGTAAAGTTTTGAATAATAACTGCTATAGAGTAACTATGCTACCGGAAAGTTTAAAACCATTGCTATCAGAACATCTAAAACGGGTTAAGGTATTGCATGAACAAAACCTCAAGAATGGTGTTGGAGAGGTACATCTGCCTTTTGCGTTAGAGCGGAAATATCCTAATGCAGGTAAAGAATGGGGTTGGCAATATGTTTTCCCATCAAAGAAGATATCTAAAGACCCGCGTAGTGACAAGATGCGTCGGCATCATGTTAATGAAAGTGGGCTGCAAAGAGCAATCTATAGTACTGCTCGTGCAGTTGGTCTTTCAAAACCAGTTAGCCCTCATACATTTCGACATAGCTTTGCTACACACTTACTGGAGGCAGGGTATGATATCCGAACAGTACAGGAATTGCTTGGTCATAAGGATGTATCCACTACAATGATTTATACACATGTTATCAATAAAGGTGGGATGGGAGTACAAAGTCCACTGGATATGTTAAATGATTTCTTAAACTGTGGATATTGTTGGAAACCCTATGTAACGCTCTCAACTTAAACCGTCTAATGATAGAGTTGAGCGGCGTGCGTTAGCACGTCCGCTCCAACAATTTGTTAGGAGGTATTATAAGTCTATTTGTGAAGTATCAATATCAAATATTTCTTTGAATCCTTTTTTGCCTTTTTCTGTAACATCAAATACTGTCTTTTTACCTTCTTTTGGGCTTATCCATTCCATTTCGATTAAGCGTTTGAATAATATAGGTGCAAGTTTTCCTCCTAAATGCTCGAAGCATTTACCTACAGCAGGTAATTTCCATTTTGTTTTAGCCATTTCTTCGTCTCACTTTTTTCTTTTAATTGATTGACGCTTATATTGAGCCATATTTTCAGCATGCCCTTGTATTCCCATTTCACGAATTTGTTGAATACATGATGCTCTGTCAGATTTGAATATTAAACCGAAGATTTTAGAAAAAATATTGTTAAACTTTTTGCACTCATTAGGATTCGTAAATTCTTTACAGTCAGCACATGATGAGTATTGATTCTCAATACAGCATGATCTAATTTTGCACCATGACGCTTTTTGGTTATCGTGGCAAGCTGGGCATTTATCTCTAAGATACGCCCCGCAGTCACCACAATAAAGACCACAATATGCTACCAAATTTTGATTGGCCACAATTTCTTTCATTTTATTCTCTCTGAGAAACCTAACACTGAATTCAGCGGCGGCGGGGAGAATTGCCACTAAACTTTGTAAACATGATTACCCCTTGAGATACTACAAAACTTTCAATCACGGCACAGTCTCCCGCCGTCCGCTGCAACGAATTGTTAGGTCAATAGTAACTATTCACCACGAAGAGCACGAAGGACACGAAGATGTTACAGAACAAATCTCTTTATGCCTTCTTTCAATCTTTCCACATTGAAATTTATCAACAAGCCAACTTTAATATTTGCTAACTTTATTAGATATTTCATCAAATTTCACTTCGTGTTCTCCCTGCCCTTCATGGTTTAATCTCTTTTAGTCTAACAAGTTATTATACAGTTTTTCTGTATTTTGTCCTACTTTATCACAATTGCCTCAAATTGTCAAGAAAAGTATTGACAAAACGACAACTTTTGTATAATTCAACTGGCTAATCATACTTTTTGGGGTGTTATACAGAAAGAGGTTAATACCAGATAATTAATATACCAATGGATGTGTTCCTCCTGAAAATATCCGCAAGATTTTACCGCAGAGGACACAGATTTTTTTCTAAAAATAGATTTGGAGTGCAATGACCGTGTTATTATTGCATCATCACGGATGATGCACTCCATATTTTCATTCTCCTCGTGTTCACTTTCTGTGGACATAAAGCGTTTTCTCTGAAAATTGGGGTTTGGATTTCGGGGTTAGGGGATTTTTTTATTTCCGAATCCCGAAACCCCAATCACGAATCCCTTTATTTCTGCGTTTCATCTGCGGTAAAATCTTGCGGAATACATTAAATCTTACAGAATCCTCCACACTGTAGCACGCTAATAGAGTTTTGCAAAACCAGGAAACTGTAGTTTTTAAGCAGGTATTTAAAACCTCTATTTTTATCAATTTCCTCCAAAGTTCAAAATGCAAAACTCGTTTATAGTTTATAGTTTATAGTTGATAGTTTATGGTCTATAATAAACTATCAACTATAAACTATAAACTTGAAATTTGATTTGTAATTTTGCATTTTGATATTTAATATTTATTTGTTGTCTCCCCCAAATCCTATTTTGCAGAACGCTGTAGCACGCTAAACATATACGGTTAGATTAACCATACCGATTAAAATTGAGTTAGTGACCGCGCATTTAGTTCTTCCCACACCATTTTCACCTTTTCTGCCACCCTTTTTTTAGAGCAGTCAGTATCAATCACAAAATCCGTTAATCTAACCTTTTCGGAAAGAGGTAATTGGGCAAAAATTCTCTTTTTAGCCCCATCTATCTCTAAATTATCCCGTTTCATCCCCCGCTTAATTTGTGTTGCCTCTGATGCCGTGACAACTATTATCTTATTTACCAGCGAAACCATGTTTGCCTCGATAAGTAACGGGGCATTGATAATGATTATTTTATTTGGTGTGGTATTTTGTATCCTTTCTATTTCTTCTTTTATTTTCTGGATAATAGGGGGATGAGTGATTTCGTTTAATTTTCGTAGATAAGTCTCATTGTTAAAAGCCAAATCAGCGAGTCTGGTTCGATTAAGTGTTAAATCCTTATTTAGAATTTTTGCCCCAAAGTATTCCTTTAGATTTTGCCAGACTGGAGAATTTGGGGCAACAACCTCTCTGGCTATTTTATCGGCATCGATAATTACTGCCCCAAGGGATTGAAATATTTTGGTAACAGTAGTTTTTCCGGTAGCAAATCCGCCGGTCAACCCTACAATAAGATTTTTATTCATTCTTTTATTTCCCTTAGATTCTTTGCGGCGTCTTCAGGGATAACGGTATTGATATAAAATCCTGTGCCCCACTCAAATCCAGCCACATGGGTAATTCTGGGAATAACCTCAATGTGCCAGTGATAATCTTTTAAATTACCTGGAAGGGAAAAAGGTGTTGTATGAATTATATAATTATATGGAGGGTCGTTCAATAATTTCTTTAATTTTAGCAAGGAGAATTTTAGAATCTGGGCTAATGCTGGGATTTGTTCTTTATTAATAGTTTCATAAGACGCACAATGGACCTTAGGAAGGATACAAATTTCATACGGAAATCTGGAGGCATAGGGAGAAAAGGTAATGAAATGTTCGTTCTCCATTACCAATCGCACATTATCTCTTATTTCCTGATGAACAATGTCACAAAAAACACACCTATCCTTGAAATTATAATAGCTTAAAGCACCTCTAAGTTCTTCCTTCACGCGTTTTGGAACAATGGGTGTGGCAATTAATTGAGAATGGGGATGGTCTAAGCTTGCCCCAGCACTACTGCGATGATTTCTAAAGACGAGTATATATTTAAATCGAGCATCCTTTTTCAAATCAATCATTCTCTCCCGATAACTCAAAAGCACCTTTTCAACATAATCAGTTTCTAAGTCCTCTAAACTTTTATGATGGTTTGGTGTTTCAATTACTATCTCATGTGCCCCTACGCCATTCATCATATCATATATTCCCTCACCCTGCCTATTTAACTCTCCTTCTATGCGTAATGCAGGGAATTTATTCGGAATAGTTCTCACCCACCAACCTGGTGTATTTGGTGCAGTGCCTCGTTCACGCAGACAAAGTATTTCCGGTGGAGTTAGTGCCTCATTTCCTTCACAAAATGGACATCTTCCACTATTTATTGTGAACTCTCCTTCTGGGACATGAAAATCAGATGGTCGTTGTGCGCGCTCCGTCGCAATTATTACCCATCTACCAATAACCGGGTCTTTTCTTAACTCTGGCATTGTTTCCTCCTTTTTATTTCCTTTTTAATATATTTTTGAACACCCTTGATAAATTGTTGGGCATCATTTAACATATGCAGTGCCTTTTCTTTATCTGAGTTAAAAATCCTTCCATCATCATGTAACTTTTTAAAAGTAAGATATGGTTTAACATCTTTTTTATCAATAATCCCTGATTGCAAGAAATTTAACCCAAATTCTTCAATTGGCTGTGAATCAGTATCCGGTTCTATTTGTTTAGCGTAGAGTATGGCTCTGGCACTATGATAGACCGCATGATGCACCTTCATCATTGCCTCCGCATAATTCCCCATTTTCCACATCGTTGTGGCTAATTTTATCTTTTCTTCACCTACTTTTAATCTGACCAGAGCTTCTTCCCATAATTGTGAAGAATCCTCTCTCATCTCACTTTCTAATCCTTCCTTCCCATTTTAATTTAGTCTGCAACACTTCATAAAAACTTCTCTTTTTTGGCTTAACCAATTTTATTATCTGTTTGGCAGATGTTATCTCAATCTCATCTTGCGGATTAAGTTTCACTCCTTGTTGTCCATCAATAGTCAGCATAATCTCTTCCTCATCTGATTCTACAACAATAGTGATTTTAGAAAGATGAGGTATGACCATTGGTCGAACCGATAAGGTATGGGGACAGATAGGTGTAATGATAATTGTCTTCATTTCAGGGATAACAATAGGACCGCCCGCAGATAATGAATAGGCGGTAGAACCTGTTGGTGTTGCCACAATTATCCCATCCCCTTGATATGTTGTCAGATATTCTGTATCAATCAGAACCTTTAAGGAAATAACCCGGGCTAAAGTCCCTTTGGTAATCACGACATCATTTAATGCCTGATAAGATAATTTTTTAACTTTAGCCAATAACAGCATTCGTTCTTCAATGGTGAATTTACCTTTCAGGACATCTTTAAGCGAGGAATATAATTCTTGTTGTGTAATTTCTGTAAGAAATCCCAATCCGCCAAAGTTTACCCCAACAATCGGGATTTCTTTTTCACCCATAACCTTAACTGCATGGAGCATTGTGCCATCGCCACCTAAGGCAATAACCAGGTCTGCAGTTTTTAAGGTTGCATCTGAGACTCCTAAATCTTTCTGGTTTAATCGCCGGGCAATCGTTTTTTCCATAAGTAAATTATATTTACCTTCTTGCGACAGCCACAACCTTAATTCTTCAAGGACATTTGGAGCCTCTTTTCGATTTGGGTTAATAAAAAGGGCAATTGTGTTTATCATCTTAATATCTATTAGGGGTAAGACATTAGTACCTGTTTAGCGTGGTCAGAGAGCACAAATGAATGGTACTGACTTAGTGCAAAACCACTTCAAACATAACAAATTGTGTAATACAAAATCAAAAATTAAATATTAAAATGCAAAATGACATATCAAATATCAAAAATCTTAACTTCGTATTTAATTTATTGCCTGA from bacterium includes:
- a CDS encoding phage integrase N-terminal SAM-like domain-containing protein, producing the protein MNLLEQVSDVMRKKHYSIRTEQTYVEWVKRFVLFHNKKHPKYMGEKEISQYLSYLATKQNVSASTQNQALNAIVFLYKHVLEIELGDFGHIERAKKPERLPVVMDKAEVNRVLSVISGTYGLMAKLIYGCGLRLMECIRLRVKDIDFARNQVIVRDGKGMKDRAVINWKFT
- a CDS encoding DUF3795 domain-containing protein, whose protein sequence is MKEIVANQNLVAYCGLYCGDCGAYLRDKCPACHDNQKASWCKIRSCCIENQYSSCADCKEFTNPNECKKFNNIFSKIFGLIFKSDRASCIQQIREMGIQGHAENMAQYKRQSIKRKK
- the coaE gene encoding dephospho-CoA kinase (Dephospho-CoA kinase (CoaE) performs the final step in coenzyme A biosynthesis.); amino-acid sequence: MNKNLIVGLTGGFATGKTTVTKIFQSLGAVIIDADKIAREVVAPNSPVWQNLKEYFGAKILNKDLTLNRTRLADLAFNNETYLRKLNEITHPPIIQKIKEEIERIQNTTPNKIIIINAPLLIEANMVSLVNKIIVVTASEATQIKRGMKRDNLEIDGAKKRIFAQLPLSEKVRLTDFVIDTDCSKKRVAEKVKMVWEELNARSLTQF
- the galT gene encoding galactose-1-phosphate uridylyltransferase; this translates as MPELRKDPVIGRWVIIATERAQRPSDFHVPEGEFTINSGRCPFCEGNEALTPPEILCLRERGTAPNTPGWWVRTIPNKFPALRIEGELNRQGEGIYDMMNGVGAHEIVIETPNHHKSLEDLETDYVEKVLLSYRERMIDLKKDARFKYILVFRNHRSSAGASLDHPHSQLIATPIVPKRVKEELRGALSYYNFKDRCVFCDIVHQEIRDNVRLVMENEHFITFSPYASRFPYEICILPKVHCASYETINKEQIPALAQILKFSLLKLKKLLNDPPYNYIIHTTPFSLPGNLKDYHWHIEVIPRITHVAGFEWGTGFYINTVIPEDAAKNLREIKE
- a CDS encoding HEPN domain-containing protein gives rise to the protein MREDSSQLWEEALVRLKVGEEKIKLATTMWKMGNYAEAMMKVHHAVYHSARAILYAKQIEPDTDSQPIEEFGLNFLQSGIIDKKDVKPYLTFKKLHDDGRIFNSDKEKALHMLNDAQQFIKGVQKYIKKEIKRRKQCQS
- a CDS encoding NAD(+)/NADH kinase gives rise to the protein MINTIALFINPNRKEAPNVLEELRLWLSQEGKYNLLMEKTIARRLNQKDLGVSDATLKTADLVIALGGDGTMLHAVKVMGEKEIPIVGVNFGGLGFLTEITQQELYSSLKDVLKGKFTIEERMLLLAKVKKLSYQALNDVVITKGTLARVISLKVLIDTEYLTTYQGDGIIVATPTGSTAYSLSAGGPIVIPEMKTIIITPICPHTLSVRPMVIPHLSKITIVVESDEEEIMLTIDGQQGVKLNPQDEIEITSAKQIIKLVKPKKRSFYEVLQTKLKWEGRIRK